One Paroedura picta isolate Pp20150507F chromosome 3, Ppicta_v3.0, whole genome shotgun sequence genomic window carries:
- the GPR142 gene encoding putative G-protein coupled receptor 142: MNTTDLAWTSKTKDQGGEERSICVAGNGLVIYYCILLGLGLPVNILTAVALSRLATRTQKSSYWYLLALSASDILTQVFIVFVGFIVQAAILTRGAPGAFAHTINVLQFTVNHASIWVTVLLTIDRYVALCHPLHYRAISYPERTQKIIGAVFAISLATGIPFYWWLDVWHDAPTPIDKFLKWLHCFIIYFIPCGIFLVINSVTIYKLKHSGRPNRRLSKTTTILLAITTVFIVLWAPRTIVMIYHLYVTSVNQDWRVHLAIDVANMGAMLNTSLNFFLYCFVSKTFRHTVWEVLVSYRLPCTKSLGKNGPSDPAMKPLGILHHTSL; encoded by the exons ATGAATACGACCGATCTGGCATGGACCAGCAAGACCAAAGACCAAGGTGGGGAAGAAAGATCAATTTGTGTTGCTGGCAATGGCCTCGTCATCTACTATTGCATCCTGTTGGGTCTGGGACTGCCAG TTAACATTTTGACCGCTGTTGCACTATCCCGCCTGGCTACTCGGACCCAGAAATCCTCCTACTGGTACCTCTTGGCTCTTTCGGCTTCTGACATCCTAACTCAGGTCTTCATTGTCTTCGTGGGCTTTATAGTGCAGGCTGCCATCTTGACTCGTGGTGCTCCAGGGGCCTTTGCCCACACCATCAATGTGCTGCAGTTCACTGTCAACCATGCCTCCATCTGGGTGACCGTACTGCTGACTATAGATCGGTACGTGGCACTTTGTCACCCGCTGCATTACAGGGCTATCTCCTACCCTGAGCGCACCCAGAAGATAATAGGTGCAGTGTTTGCCATATCATTGGCCACAGGAATCCCTTTCTACTGGTGGCTAGATGTCTGGCATGATGCACCCACTCCCATAGACAAATTCCTCAAGTGGCTTCATTGCTTCATTATCTACTTCATTCCCTGTGGCATTTTCCTGGTGATAAATTCTGTGACTATCTACAAGCTCAAGCACTCGGGAAGACCCAACCGACGGCTCAGCAAAACTACGACAATTCTGTTGGCCATTACAACGGTCTTCATTGTCCTCTGGGCTCCACGAACAATTGTTATGATCTACCACCTCTATGTGACTTCAGTCAATCAGGACTGGCGAGTACACCTAGCCATTGATGTAGCCAACATGGGAGCCATGCTCAACACCTCCCTCAACTTTTTCCTCTACTGTTTTGTCAGCAAGACCTTCCGGCATACTGTATGGGAGGTGTTGGTCTCCTATAGGCTCCCGTGTACCAAATCCCTGGGGAAGAATGGTCCCTCTGATCCAGCCATGAAACCACTGGGAATCTTGCATCATACTTCACTATAG